A window from Erythrolamprus reginae isolate rEryReg1 chromosome 9, rEryReg1.hap1, whole genome shotgun sequence encodes these proteins:
- the LOC139172297 gene encoding Golgi to ER traffic protein 4 homolog yields MAAEQEALKGGGGGNSGRNRGGVQRVEGKLRASVEKGDYYEAHQMYRTLFFRYMSQNKHAEARELMYSGALLFFSHNQQNSAADLSMLVLESLEKSDAKVTDELLENLAKMFSLMDQNSPERVAFVSRALKWSSGGSGKLGHPKLHQLLAITLWKEQNYCESRYHFLHSTDGEGCANMLVEYSSAKGYRSEVDMFVAQAVLQFLCLKNKTSALVVFTTYTEKHPSIESGPPFVQPLLNFIWFLLLAVDGGKLTVFTVLCEQYQPSLKRDPMYNEYLDRIGQLFFGVPPKQTSSYGGLLGNLLNSLMVAGEEEETEEEQQENSSPIELD; encoded by the exons ATGGCGGCGGAGCAGGAGGCCTTgaagggcggcggcggcggcaacaGCGGCCGCAACCGGGGAGGCGTCCAGCGCGTCGAAGGGAAACTCCGCGCCAGCGTGGAGAAGGGAGACTACTACGAGGCGCACCAGATGTATCGGACTCTCTTCTTCAG GTACATGTCGCAGAACAAACACGCAGAAGCGAGAGAGCTCATGTATTCAGGGGCTTTGCTCTTCTTCAGTCACAATCAA caAAACAGCGCTGCTGATCTCTCCATGCTTGTTCTGGAATCCTTAGAAAAATCAGATGCGAAAGTGACGGATGAGCTATTAG AGAACCTGGCAAAAATGTTCAGCCTGATGGATCAAAACTCACCCGAAAGAGTAGCTTTTGTCTCCAGAGCCCTGAAGTGGTCGAGCGGTGGATCGGGGAAGCTGGGTCATCCAAAACTACACCAGTTGTTGGCTATCACGTTATGGAAAG AGCAGAACTATTGTGAATCTCGCTATCACTTCCTGCACTCTACGGACGGGGAGGGCTGCGCAAATATGTTGGTAGAATATTCCTCCGCCAAGGGGTATCGCAGCGAAGTGGACATGTTCGTGGCTCAAGCTGTGTTACA ATTCCTCTGCTTGAAAAACAAAACTAGCGCCTTGGTGGTTTTCACGACGTACACGGAAAAGCACCCTTCCATAGAGAGCGGGCCTCCCTTCGTACAGCCCTTGCTTAACTTCATCTGGTTTCTGCTGCTGGCGGTCGACGG AGGAAAGCTGACCGTATTTACAGTATTGTGCGAACAATATCAGCCTTCGCTGAAACGGGATCCTATGTATAACGAA TACCTAGACAGAATAGGACAGCTCTTCTTTGGCGTCCCCCCAAAACAAACGTCATCCTACGGAGGACTATTAG GCAACCTTTTAAACAGCCTCATGGTAgctggggaagaggaggaaacgGAAGAAGAGCAACAGGAAAACAGCAGCCCCATCGAGCTGGATTGA